DNA sequence from the Candidatus Aegiribacteria sp. genome:
TGAACAGAGTATGTGTACCTGCATCAAGGCTGTTCTTTATTGAAAGGTCTATACATGCCAGTATGTTTTCATCCGGACACGGGCAGCCTGAAGGAGTAAGTGTAAAGGGAACATCAGCAAACTTATCCACTTCTCTGCCGGTTTTGAATCCGAACTGCCCGATAAAGGGGAGATCGGCTTTCTCACTCAGGACATTTATTGAGCAGACACCAGTATCGCTTATGAATTCATGTGTAAGTTCTTCTTTGTTGATAGCAACAGCTATTCGCATCGGTGAATTCGTTATCTGGAAGACCGCATTGGCTATCTGTCCGTTGATCCGACCGCCGGATCTCGAACCGATTACATAAAGACCATAACTCAGTGTGAACATGGCATTGATGTCTATCATCCTGATTCTCCTGCCAGCTCAATAATTCTCTTTCCTATCAATACGCCGAAATCCCTTGCTTTCTCCATGGCTTCAGTGTCAGGAACGTAGTTGATCTTGAGCCCTTCCGAAGCAAGCGGTATGTTCATTTCACCAAGCATGGATTCAAGCTGTTCAACTGCTTCTCCGCTCCAGCCGTATGAACCGAAAGCTGCTCCAACAAGATTTTTAGGTTTCAGACCTTTCAGGTAAGTCATGCAGTCAGCCACTCTTGGGAATATCTGATTATTGATGGTAGGGCTGCCGACAATCAGCGCGCCTGCATCAAGAACCTCTGTAGCGACATCGCTTCTGCTGCTTGAGGCCAGCGGCATCACTCTGACAGAGATTCCCTGTGAATCAAGACCATCACAAATAGCGTCAGCAAGCACGGCAGTGCTATGCCACATAGTGTCAAAGACGATCACAGCTTTCATGGATGGTTTCTGCTTCGCCCACTCCGCCCAGTTACCTATGATGTGATTAATATTACTCCTCCATACAGGTCCGTGATCCGGACAGAGCAAATCTACATCCAGATCCAGATCCCCGAGCTGATCTATCAGTCTGGTTACGAGAGGAGAGAACGGCATCAGTATGTTGGCGTAGTATTTCAAAGCTTCTTCATCCAGAATGTGCAACGGAAGCTCATCGTCAAAGCGTTCTGAGGATGCGAGATGCATGCCAAAACCATCCTGGCTGAACAGGATCTTTTCCTCCGGAATGTAGGAAACCATGCTGTCCGGCCAGTGAAGCATTCTGGTCTCAATAAAGGTCATGCTCATGTTTCCAAGGGAAATACTGTCTCCAGTCTTCACTTCGGTAATGATATCAGGATCCCAGTTAAAATGGCCTGCAATCGCTTTTTTCCCCATGGGTGAAGCAAATACCTTTTCAGGATGCACGGTGGAAATAGTCTCGGGAAGAGCACCTGTATGATCCATTTCCGAGTGATTGCTGATAATGTAATCGATCTCCTCCGGATCGATGATCGACGAAATTCTGGACATCATCTCACCGGAAAAGGCCTTCTTAACGGTATCGATCAGAGTAATCTTATCGGCAAGTATCAGGAATGCGTTGTACGTAGTTCCCCTGCTGGTACTGTAACCGTGAAAGTCTCTTATAGCCCAGTCAACAGCACCAACCCAGTATATTTTTTCTGTCAGCTTAACAGCCTTGAAAGCGCTCAAAGGATTTCCTCCTTAATTATCATTACACAACAGTTCAGCTGTTTCTCAATATCCTTTTCTTCGAAGCAAGGTAAGCCATATGGCCCACTTCCTCGTCGATGACCTTCTGGATTTCTTCAGAACCGGATCTCTTCGACATGAGTCTCTTCAAAATCAGGAAAAACAGTATGGATTCTTTCTCAAATTCAATCGCAAGATCAATTATTTCCTCAGGAGTCGATCTGTCAGCAATCACAAAAGCAGGATCAAGATCCTTTCTTACGAACACATGCTCATCAGCCATTTCCGTGAGGTAGAGCATAAGTTCGTTATAGGGATCGATTGCTGTGGAAGCTTTCTCATCTTCGGACAGACCGGATTTCATGTTGATGAAGAGATATTCATGTTCCTTCTCCCAGGCGGCCAGATTCGAGAACAGCTCGGATATATCCGGATTGTCCACCATTTTTGAGGCTTGTAGATAGAAATTCTGCGCGTTGGTCTCAATCCGCTCCGCCATGGTCAGAACCTCGAATGCATTAAATTCGTTTGCCATAGCATTTCTCCTATTCCTGCAACGCTGCTGGAGGTGTGAACACTCTCAGTCCCAGTTCTTTATCGATCATGAATCTTCCGCCGCCCGATTCTCCCGCCAGTCTCATTTTCCTGACAACTTCACCCGCCGAGGCTTCTTCCTCCACCTGTTCGCTTACAAACCACTGCAGGAAATTGTCAGTCATATAGTCGTTTTCTGATCTTGCGAGTGAAACCAGCTCGTTAATAAGCGAAGAAACTTTTCGTTCATGATCCAGGGCAGCCTCGAAAGTCGCAAGGCCGGATTCCCATTCTACCGGAGGCTTCTCTATCGCTTCCAGAACAACTCTTCCACCTCTTTCATTCACATAGTTCATGAATTTTTCAGCGTGAACAAGTTCTTCCTGTGCCTGCGCGTTCATCCATTTTGCCGCACCACTCATATCCGCTGATTCGAAATACATGCTCATGGATACATACAGGTAGGAAGAGTAAATTTCCGCGTTTATCTGGTTGTTTATTGCTTTTTCAATTTTACTGTTAAGCA
Encoded proteins:
- a CDS encoding flavin reductase family protein, with the protein product MFTLSYGLYVIGSRSGGRINGQIANAVFQITNSPMRIAVAINKEELTHEFISDTGVCSINVLSEKADLPFIGQFGFKTGREVDKFADVPFTLTPSGCPCPDENILACIDLSIKNSLDAGTHTLFIGEVTDCMITGEGTPMTYSFYREVLTGKTPPTAPSHIAEKKD
- a CDS encoding ferritin, giving the protein MLNSKIEKAINNQINAEIYSSYLYVSMSMYFESADMSGAAKWMNAQAQEELVHAEKFMNYVNERGGRVVLEAIEKPPVEWESGLATFEAALDHERKVSSLINELVSLARSENDYMTDNFLQWFVSEQVEEEASAGEVVRKMRLAGESGGGRFMIDKELGLRVFTPPAALQE
- a CDS encoding ferritin family protein, producing the protein MANEFNAFEVLTMAERIETNAQNFYLQASKMVDNPDISELFSNLAAWEKEHEYLFINMKSGLSEDEKASTAIDPYNELMLYLTEMADEHVFVRKDLDPAFVIADRSTPEEIIDLAIEFEKESILFFLILKRLMSKRSGSEEIQKVIDEEVGHMAYLASKKRILRNS
- a CDS encoding FprA family A-type flavoprotein: MSAFKAVKLTEKIYWVGAVDWAIRDFHGYSTSRGTTYNAFLILADKITLIDTVKKAFSGEMMSRISSIIDPEEIDYIISNHSEMDHTGALPETISTVHPEKVFASPMGKKAIAGHFNWDPDIITEVKTGDSISLGNMSMTFIETRMLHWPDSMVSYIPEEKILFSQDGFGMHLASSERFDDELPLHILDEEALKYYANILMPFSPLVTRLIDQLGDLDLDVDLLCPDHGPVWRSNINHIIGNWAEWAKQKPSMKAVIVFDTMWHSTAVLADAICDGLDSQGISVRVMPLASSSRSDVATEVLDAGALIVGSPTINNQIFPRVADCMTYLKGLKPKNLVGAAFGSYGWSGEAVEQLESMLGEMNIPLASEGLKINYVPDTEAMEKARDFGVLIGKRIIELAGESG